One window of the Bacillota bacterium genome contains the following:
- the tgt gene encoding tRNA guanosine(34) transglycosylase Tgt — protein MGMRFEVLKQDSRTGARLGRLTTPHGVVDTPVFMPVGTQGTVKTMTPEEVRDLGARIILSNTYHLYLRPGHELVREAGGLHRFMHWDGPILTDSGGFQVFSLAALRKLSDEGVEFRSHHDGSRHFFTPEQVVAVQEALGSDIAMVLDECAPYPCSYEEARTAMRRTTHWAARARAAWNGGGATTLFGIIQGSVYRDLREESARALVDLDFPGYGIGGLSVGEPKPLMCEALEWVIPLIPEDRPRYLMGVGSPDCLFEGIARGVDMFDCVLPTRMARHGAVFTHAGRLVVRNAPNARDFGPLDPGCTCYTCRHFSRAYVHHLLKAGEVLGIRLTTIHNLHFVLDLARRIREAIAEDRFQSLKEQFLATCLTPARIYSKTT, from the coding sequence ATGGGGATGCGGTTTGAGGTTTTGAAGCAGGATTCGCGTACCGGGGCGCGTCTCGGGCGGTTGACCACCCCGCACGGCGTGGTCGACACGCCGGTGTTCATGCCGGTCGGCACCCAGGGCACAGTCAAGACGATGACCCCGGAAGAGGTGCGTGATCTCGGAGCCCGGATCATCCTGAGCAACACGTACCACCTGTACTTGCGCCCGGGCCACGAACTCGTCCGCGAGGCCGGGGGCCTGCACCGGTTCATGCACTGGGACGGGCCGATCCTGACCGATAGCGGCGGTTTCCAGGTGTTCAGCCTCGCCGCGCTTCGGAAGCTCAGCGACGAGGGGGTGGAGTTCCGGTCGCACCACGACGGTTCCCGGCACTTTTTCACCCCGGAGCAGGTGGTCGCCGTGCAAGAGGCCCTGGGCTCCGACATCGCCATGGTCCTGGACGAGTGCGCCCCGTACCCGTGTTCCTACGAGGAGGCTCGCACCGCCATGCGCCGGACCACGCACTGGGCGGCCCGCGCGCGCGCGGCCTGGAACGGCGGCGGCGCCACCACGCTGTTCGGGATCATCCAGGGCTCGGTGTACCGCGACCTGCGGGAAGAAAGCGCCCGCGCCTTGGTCGATCTCGATTTCCCGGGGTACGGGATCGGCGGGCTTTCGGTGGGCGAACCCAAGCCGCTGATGTGCGAGGCCCTGGAGTGGGTGATCCCCCTGATTCCGGAAGACCGGCCGCGCTACCTGATGGGGGTCGGCTCCCCGGACTGCCTGTTCGAAGGGATCGCCCGCGGGGTCGACATGTTTGACTGCGTACTGCCCACCCGCATGGCCCGCCACGGGGCGGTGTTCACGCACGCCGGCCGCCTGGTGGTCCGGAACGCCCCTAACGCCCGCGACTTCGGCCCGCTCGACCCCGGTTGCACCTGCTACACCTGCCGCCATTTCTCCCGCGCCTACGTGCACCACCTGCTCAAGGCGGGCGAGGTGCTGGGGATCAGGCTGACCACGATCCACAACCTGCACTTCGTACTGGACCTGGCCCGCCGGATCAGGGAGGCGATCGCCGAAGACCGGTTTCAATCCCTGAAGGAGCAATT
- the queA gene encoding tRNA preQ1(34) S-adenosylmethionine ribosyltransferase-isomerase QueA yields MKTEDFDYELPPELIAQEPLLDRTDSRLLVLHRGTGVVEHRRFPDILDYLEPPDLLVLNETKVLPVRLRGRKEPTGAWVEVLLLRPLADNGTWETLVRPGRRVRKGTRLSFGPRLAGEVLDRSEAGGWHVRFAWEGDFEEVLGTVGEVPLPPYIKRALPAEERDRYQTVYARTPGSAAAPTAGLHFTPGLLQRIRAAGVKTVPVVLHIGLDTFRPVQVEDISEHRMHSEYYEITDKTAREIGRVRTAGGRIVAVGTTVTRCLESAAEADGRVRAGAGRTELFIHPGYRFRAVDALLTNFHLPRSTLLMLVSAFAGREKVLAAYREAVRERYRLFSFGDAMLII; encoded by the coding sequence ATGAAGACCGAGGATTTTGACTACGAGTTGCCGCCAGAACTGATCGCCCAGGAACCTTTGCTGGACCGGACCGACTCCCGGCTGCTGGTCCTGCACCGGGGCACGGGCGTGGTGGAGCACCGCCGTTTCCCGGATATCTTGGACTACCTTGAGCCCCCGGACCTGCTGGTGCTCAACGAAACCAAGGTGCTGCCGGTGCGCCTGCGCGGCCGCAAGGAGCCCACGGGCGCCTGGGTCGAGGTGCTGCTGTTGCGGCCGCTCGCCGACAACGGTACGTGGGAGACGCTGGTCCGGCCCGGGCGGCGGGTCCGGAAAGGCACCCGCTTGAGTTTCGGGCCGCGGCTTGCCGGCGAGGTTCTGGACCGGTCCGAGGCCGGGGGGTGGCATGTGCGTTTCGCGTGGGAAGGCGATTTTGAGGAAGTGCTCGGGACGGTGGGAGAAGTGCCGCTGCCCCCGTACATCAAGCGGGCGCTGCCCGCCGAAGAGCGGGACCGGTACCAGACGGTTTACGCCCGGACACCCGGGTCGGCGGCTGCTCCGACCGCCGGGCTTCACTTCACGCCCGGCCTTTTGCAGCGGATCCGGGCGGCGGGGGTGAAAACGGTGCCGGTGGTGCTCCACATCGGCTTGGATACCTTCCGGCCGGTACAGGTCGAAGACATCTCCGAACACCGGATGCACAGTGAATACTACGAAATCACGGACAAAACCGCCCGGGAAATCGGGCGGGTAAGAACGGCCGGCGGGCGGATCGTCGCGGTGGGAACGACCGTGACCCGCTGCCTGGAATCGGCGGCGGAGGCGGACGGCCGTGTGCGGGCGGGTGCCGGCCGGACCGAACTCTTTATCCACCCCGGTTACCGGTTCCGGGCCGTCGACGCCCTGCTGACCAATTTCCACCTGCCGCGTTCCACCCTGCTGATGCTGGTTTCGGCCTTCGCCGGGCGGGAAAAGGTGCTGGCGGCGTACCGTGAGGCGGTCCGGGAACGGTACCGCCTGTTCAGCTTCGGCGACGCCATGCTCATCATCTAA
- a CDS encoding DUF2905 domain-containing protein translates to MEILEWFGRTLIIAGVLIVVLGALLYFGAKIPGLGRLPGDILIQRGNFTFYFPLATAVLLSIVLTVVLNLFIRR, encoded by the coding sequence GTGGAGATCTTGGAGTGGTTTGGGAGGACACTCATCATCGCGGGGGTCTTGATCGTTGTCCTGGGGGCGCTTCTGTACTTCGGGGCGAAGATACCGGGCCTCGGGAGGCTGCCGGGCGACATCCTCATCCAGCGGGGCAACTTTACCTTCTACTTTCCGCTGGCCACCGCCGTCCTGCTCAGCATAGTCCTTACCGTGGTGCTGAACCTTTTCATCCGGCGTTAG
- a CDS encoding epoxyqueuosine reductase QueH yields the protein MAKPGAHDGNRKLLLLHVCCGPCAIHPLERLRAQGFEPHGYFFNPNIHPYAEYLRRQETLAGFAREEGWPVIFAPDYPLEQYFREVAYREGDRCRFCFTQRLRQTARFAVRDRFAAFSTTLLVSPRQKHDLIREAGAAAAAEYGIPFYYEDFRPGFRKAAARSREIGLYRQQYCGCVFSERERHERRSKGERG from the coding sequence GTGGCGAAGCCGGGGGCGCACGACGGAAACCGCAAGCTGTTGCTGCTCCACGTTTGCTGCGGGCCGTGCGCCATCCACCCGCTGGAGCGGTTGCGGGCGCAGGGGTTCGAGCCGCACGGTTATTTCTTCAATCCCAACATTCACCCGTATGCGGAGTACCTGCGCCGGCAGGAGACCCTGGCCGGGTTCGCCCGGGAGGAAGGTTGGCCGGTAATTTTCGCGCCGGACTACCCGCTCGAGCAGTACTTCCGCGAGGTGGCGTACCGGGAGGGGGACCGCTGCCGGTTCTGCTTCACCCAGCGGTTGCGGCAGACGGCGCGCTTCGCGGTGCGGGACCGGTTTGCGGCCTTTTCGACCACGCTTCTGGTCAGCCCTCGTCAAAAGCACGATTTGATCCGGGAGGCGGGGGCGGCCGCCGCGGCCGAGTACGGCATACCATTCTACTATGAGGACTTTCGGCCGGGTTTTCGGAAGGCGGCCGCACGGTCTCGGGAAATCGGCCTTTACCGCCAGCAGTACTGCGGGTGTGTATTCAGCGAACGCGAGAGGCATGAGCGCCGCAGTAAGGGGGAACGGGGGTAG